A single window of Periophthalmus magnuspinnatus isolate fPerMag1 chromosome 22, fPerMag1.2.pri, whole genome shotgun sequence DNA harbors:
- the LOC117391030 gene encoding uncharacterized protein LOC117391030, with the protein MEELPPEVVVHILSFLNTADKHAVRCCCRSLQLLSDHPALWRGATVFLTDLRRYTYGFWDTLSRRRITRVAVRHLRRKEWRRLITFLPSLTAIVFVDGGRLYREKYLVNLSRFPELRDLGVRNATWEERMLSWNLADQLRERLTHLSVCNVRLPWPVEFVSAASRLINLRSLLFHQHAEGLGGATIRPVPCSAFHTLLQKLTHLKHLSWGMKGEPPEPLEEDYFSPPDPQLSDEEEWRYGGPSLTSLELVDYPEAILPESALENLSSLRSLTVRYKSIHQGLECRLKHWLSPLTQLQDLTIAGGHAISNYACSIPPTVTRLTLRLTLTLKDMEIIAPRVPGLMHLDIEQNRSSGSICRRIPALFPHLRTLRIRFLRREPEKDLLNLHRLQHLERLEVFVDRCCLNGKYWPTPFVKTLIEQLQELTQNRVQVCTQRPPRDMLRDCDCVHEDY; encoded by the exons ATGGAGGAGCTGCCGCCTGAAGTAGTGGTCCACATTCTGAGCTTTTTAAACACGGCGGATAAACACGCGGTGCGCTGCTGCTGCCGCTCCCTGCAGCTCCTCTCGGATCACCCGGCTCTGTGGCGCGGAGCCACGGTCTTCCTCACCGACCTGCGCCGCTACACTTACGGCTTCTGGGACACGCTGAGCCGCCGCAGGATCACCAGAGTCGCG GTCCGTCACCTTCGCCGTAAAGAGTGGCGTCGCCTGATCACGTTCCTGCCCTCTTTAACCGCCATCGTGTTTGTGGACGGAGGGCGGCTCTACAGAGAGAAGTACCTGGTGAACCTGTCGCGATTCCCAGAGCTCCGAGATCTGGGAGTTCGGAACGCCACGTGGGAAGAACGCATGCTGAGCTGGAACCTGGCCGACCAGCTACGAGAG CGCCTGACCCACCTGAGTGTGTGTAACGTTCGCCTGCCTTGGCCCGTGGAGTTCGTCTCTGCCGCGTCTCGTCTCATAAACCTCCGTTCGTTGCTGTTCCACCAACATGCCGAGGGGCTAGGGGGCGCTACCATCCGGCCAGTGCCCTGCTCGGCCTTCCACACGCTGCTACAAAAGCTGACACATCTGAAGCACCTGTCCTGGGGTATGAAGGGAGAGCCACCGGAGCCTCTGGAGGAAGACTACTTCAGCCCTCCAGACCCACAGCTCTCAGATG AGGAGGAGTGGCGTTACGgtggcccctccctcacctctctggaGCTGGTGGATTACCCAGAGGCCATCCTCCCTGAAAGCGCTCTGGAGAATCTGTCCTCTCTGCGCTCTCTCACCGTCAGATACAAGTCCATCCACCAGGGACTCGAGTGTAGACTCAAGCACTGGCTCTCCCCCCTCACACAGCTGCAGGATCTCACCATTGCTG GAGGCCACGCGATCTCAAACTACGCGTGCTCAATTCCCCCCACAGTGACCCGGCTGACCCTGCGTTTGACCCTGACACTGAAAGACATGGAGATCATCGCACCCAGAGTCCCGGGCCTTATGCACCTCGACATAGAGCAGAACCGCTCCAGTGGCTCCATCTGCAGGCGGATCCCAGCACTGTTCCCACACCTAAGGACGCTGCGCATACG GTTTTTACGCCGTGAGCCGGAGAAGGACCTACTAAACCTGCACCGACTGCAGCACCTGGAGAGACTGGAAGTGTTTGTGGACCGCTGCTGCCTCAACGGGAAGTACTGGCCCACTCCCTTTGTCAAGACACTAATCGAACAACTGCAAGAACTCACCCAGAACCGAGTCCAAGTCTGCACCCAGAGGCCCCCAAGAGACATGCTACGGGACTGTGACTGTGTTCACGAGGACTACTGA